Below is a genomic region from Geoglobus acetivorans.
TCCTTGCTGATAATTGCTCTGATCTCGATTTTTTTCTCTTTTTTGTATTCTGTAACGCTGCTGCAGACTTCACACTGAAAAAGATTTTTTGAGGGATTTATGAGCCTGTGGGGGGTCTCATCTTTACATGTATCGCAGAATATCTCTTTTATCATTTTTACAGCTCGTCAACGATTTTTATCATCTCTTCAGCTTTGCTCCTGAGTGCGGCGAGTGCCCTTCTGGCTATTTCTTTGACATCCATCTGCCCAACAGATTCAACTTTGAATGCGAAATCATCAGTCTCTTCAATTTCAATGGCATCCTGTTCACAGACTTTTATGCAATCTCTGCACAGAGAGCAGGCGTATTCGTTAACAACCTCCGCTTTTTCGTCTTTTATTTCAAAAACGCCCTTTGGACATATTTCGAAACATTTACCGCATCCCGTGCAATTTTCTCCATTGACCCTTACCTTTGCAAGATTCCTGTATGTGCATACAGAGACGGGCTGAAACTTTGCATGCTCTCTTCCAAACCCGAGTCTTGCCACAGCCTCGAGCATTAACTGCTGCCCCTCGTAAAGCTCCACAACAGGGATGTTGTCGAAAACTGGCCTGGTGTCGGGATCGTCGGATATGAAGTCTCCCGAATAAACGACCTTCGGCCCCTCAATGTTGAGCCTCAGTGACACCTGACAGCTCGGACATCCCTCACCCTCGCACACGCACTGGTCCTGCAGGTTGAACTTGTCAATGTTTGTTTTCAGGGGAATGAGTCCGATTCTGTGAGCGAGTATTTCGTCGTAAAGGTAGGATGAGTTCATGTAGAAGTCGACATAGTCCACGGCCAGTGTTGGGACGAGGCTCTTCATCGCCCTTCTCCAGGCGTTGGCGAATGCAGGATAGGAATCTCTGAGGATAAATTCGGCATAGGTTTCATCAGCCTTAACAAACTCCACTTTCATACTGTTTCACCAAAAAAGAATGGGGGGTTTAGACCCTTCTACCCCTCTTGCCGCCTTTGGGCCTTGTTCCGTCGTGAGGTATCGGAGTTACATCTTCGATTCTTCCGATTTTGAGACCTGCTCTTGCAAGAGCTCTTATGGCTGCCTGTGCTCCAGGTCCCGGGGTTGTATGCTTGTTGCCACCTGGGGCCCTTACCTTTATGTGAACGCCCTCGATTCCCTTGTCCTTGGCAACCTCCGCAACCCTGAGCGCTGCCTGCATTGCTGTGTACGGGTTGGCTTCATCTCTTCCCGCCTTCACGACCATACCGCCGCTGATTCTCGCTATTGTCTCGCTACCTGTAATGTCCGTTATTGTTATGATCGTGTTGTTGTAAGATGAGAAGATGTGAGCAATACCCCAGACAGATTTCTTTTTCTTTTCAGCCATATTATCCCTCCACCACCTGCTGTTTTGTAAACGGTGAGTTTGCATAATACCCTATCTTGCCCTCCATTTCTCTCTCAACGATAAAGCTCGGAGATGTTACTCTCCTTCCATCCACGGCGATATGCCCGTGTACTATCATCTGTCTCGCCTGCTTTATCGTCTTTGCGAGGCCCTGTCTGTAAACTATCGTCTGCAACCTTCTCT
It encodes:
- a CDS encoding DNA-directed RNA polymerase subunit D — translated: MKVEFVKADETYAEFILRDSYPAFANAWRRAMKSLVPTLAVDYVDFYMNSSYLYDEILAHRIGLIPLKTNIDKFNLQDQCVCEGEGCPSCQVSLRLNIEGPKVVYSGDFISDDPDTRPVFDNIPVVELYEGQQLMLEAVARLGFGREHAKFQPVSVCTYRNLAKVRVNGENCTGCGKCFEICPKGVFEIKDEKAEVVNEYACSLCRDCIKVCEQDAIEIEETDDFAFKVESVGQMDVKEIARRALAALRSKAEEMIKIVDEL
- a CDS encoding 30S ribosomal protein S11, producing MAEKKKKSVWGIAHIFSSYNNTIITITDITGSETIARISGGMVVKAGRDEANPYTAMQAALRVAEVAKDKGIEGVHIKVRAPGGNKHTTPGPGAQAAIRALARAGLKIGRIEDVTPIPHDGTRPKGGKRGRRV